TGATATTCTTCAACATATTCTTTTAAGTGCTATTGATAAAGATCAAGAACAATCTATTATATCTGGCATTATTTAAATAGCAACTCTAGATTAGGACAATGTCGTAGAATCTCACAATCAAGTAACAAACTCTACAACCTAAAGAACCAATGCCATTGAGAATGTCAAGTAGAAAAATAGTTTTAATAACTTTAGTGACATATTTTTACCTTGAGCTACATTAGATGGATGTCAAGTCTGTGTTTCTCAATGGTAATATTGATAAGAAgatttatatggtgcaaccagAAAACTTTGTACTTGGTGATACAAACTCAATGGTTTACAAAGTAAATAAAATTCATTTGTGGGCTTAAGCTGGCCTCTTGTTAGTGGTATTATAATATTCACCAAGTGATTATCTCATTCAGTTTCAAGATAACTTTGGTTAATGACTGTAAGACAAGTGGGAGTAAGAATAGTCTCACTCAATGCTTCatgaatgattttgagattatgAAAGTGCATAAGATTTCCTACATTTTAGTTGTGGGAAATCTAATGTATGTTCAAGTTTGTACGCATTTAGATTTGCGCAAATTGTTGGGATGTTGAGCAAATATTTAAGCAATTCGGGTATGGATCCTTGGAAAACAACCAAATGATTCATACattatttttagaaaacaaaacatttcatgcTCACATACCAAAGGTCTAATAAGTTAGATATTATCATGTATACATGCTCCGATTTTATGGAATATCGGTGCAAAATTTTGTCACTGAAGTGTAATTGTGACAATAAATTGCAATCCTATATTCCAATAACAACAATGGCACATCAAAGTCAAAACACATAAACTTTAAATTCCTAGTTAAAGAAAGAGTCCGGAGTAGCCAAATGTTATAAAGCATattgggacaaactccatgattaCGGATCTGCTTACTAAAAGACTACCACTCGAGGTTACTATGAGCACACTACTCAGATGAGAGTAatatcattttgatatattcagttttagtgggagtttgtaattttaaatgTCTTTTTTATTATAGACgcttttttggttattttagttTACGATTTTTAAGGTATTTTATGCAGAAATAAGgcttatttggtttattcacactctaATTTTGGTAAGGCTTGATCTCATTAAAGTTTAAGGAGGACCAGTTGGGAATAGGTGTATTTAGATCccttgcatgtaatttccatgctacacatccctACTTGATCTATGCCATTTGGTTATATTAATATACGTGATCATAGATGGATTTAGTTATGATATATGCAACAAAAGTCattttggttctatgttaacataattaatggacaaaATTGTTCaaaataccttttggatatgatagtaaggTTTTGAattcataaggttatataatgacatgtaattataaggtaattattatatatatatgatccaagtgggagattgtcgAGAAAATATGgatatcacatatataataagaataattacattttattatttactatcataaaatgtTAGCCCAAATTTAAAGTGATATAATTTGGTTAAAGTTTATtggatttcaattattaaataaagcattgggtcaaatatgtgtagatactctgatcactaatttctaattgatgatgagCTAATTAGAAATTAAGTTTaatatgcaaaagttatatattagggttatggtctccAAATTACACATGTGTAACTTTTTTGATAGCCTACCTTTAGAAAAGAGAGtcacattttttaaaatacttgtgtgttaatttggaagatcaaaaccacAAGATTCGATGATTTCAAGAAATTGATAGATCAGGTATGCTTTcgtatttagttttgtttttaatttattcttgaaAATTTGGCATGACAGCTCATATTAGAGTTTTACGGTTCTAACTCTATCTAGTTCTATACTATTAAATTGGAAAATATGTTTGATACATCCTGAATATCAAATAAGGGAAAAGTTGAAATCTACGCATGAATTTTGGTCCAATGTGCaatgttattatattaattttgattttgtacattttatacattaaatattgatttgattcaattttcagaAATCACAAACATAATAATTAGTATAACATCATTTTACGTTAACATACAtatacaaacaattaaatttattcaatataaaaataaattgatgtatttatatctttaaatgtgtacaatttaatcaaaattagaGTTGTATACATACATTTGAACAACAatcaatatttcatgtatataattataccaaattaaaatttatacattaaattacacattaaaccaaaatttatatataattttaatgtttatctaTAAGCAGCCCCATTAAGTTGTTTtaagttaaaacataaaattttatatttattctaaAATTCTGACTCAAGTAGAATGTTTCAACAAATTTGAATTGCACGGATAGTTTATATTGAATCGTTTTAAAGGAGTGATGTTTATATAGTAGGGAAGGAGATGAAAACGagaaataagttgatttttatttaggtttaaataaatatttttatatttattatggtTATTTTTTAAGTCTCGCGGgatgtatatttatttattatcaaatttataGGACGACTTGGTTTtgcaattattttaataattaaatttatgtcaaattttaggaaaaaattgTAAAACTATATCAGTTACATCAGTATAAGTAAATTGTCCCAAAATATATAGACCTTTCTTTCACTTgcgtttttatatttcataatttgtTTTTGGTGTATTAATTTCATGAGTGGTAGAATATGATTTGGTGATGGACCTTTTCAGCTATAACTTGAGAGAAACCTAAGATGCCAATTTTGGACTCAGACAATTATTTGAAATCGCAATAACTTTatttaaagatttaaaaatataaagaagacCGTCTCTAAATACTGCATTTACTCCATCTAATGAATGCAAAATTTCAATGAAATTGGTTTCTTCCTAAGGAAACAAAAATGAACTCTTTTCTTAAGCCCCCAAAGGCCCAACCAATAACAGAAATCACCAACATCATTCATTGCTTGGCTAGAGCGCAAAAGATGAACATGGAACCAAGCAAGACAGTTTTTCTTCATCATGGCCTGCACCACCCAATTTAGTTGCTCAAAAATCCCCGTTTGGTTCATTTCAATACAACAACAGATGCATGATGTGTGGTGATAGATATATCAGATCATTTTTACTCCTCAGCAATGTCTTCAGCTTTCCAGACCACATCTTTCAATCCCGATGAAAATTGTTTGTAGAACTGTcgtattaaatgatgaattaataCATGGAGTTGAACTTAAGAAAGCTTCACAATAAAGGCATCTAACCATCCATTCATAGTTCCATTACGTAGGGGAAGGAAATTAAATGAAAGTATACCTTGTGAAACTCCAATGTGTCACCCCCGGTTTTCCGGAGCTCTATCATATGTAAGCAGGGAGCCACCTCAAACACCTGAGATTCAAAAGtgtcatgttttccatgtttctcTTTCTAGTGGTTTTAAGCTCTTCAAGGGGTTACTTTTGGATAGATAGAGGATTGTCAAAGATTAAAACCATGTGCTAATATTTTAATAGAACAGTATCATTCAAGGGGATGAGTCTCGAGCATAGACTCTTAAAATCCTTCCAATGGGAGTTTAGAAAATAGGCTTGAGACTATTATATCATGCAAAAATGATCTAGACTGTAATTTAACTAATCAATCAACAGTAAACTTCAATTGTTTTCAATATAACTTAAAAGAGTACCTCGGTGGCCACTGAAAGTTGGCCCTTTCTCCCACTTTTGTCACCTTTCAACTTCATCTGTGACAATATGAATGTATCAAATATTTGagagttgaaaaagaaattgtaaCAGTTGAAAACTCATAtcatatcatcaaaatcagaaCAAGCATATTGAATGAGTATAAACCGAACCTTGTAGTTTTGCTTGTGAACGTTAAACCCCAGAGGCTTTGCAGCTTCCTCAATTTTGGAGATGATTTCATTAGGAGGACAATGGGAAGCAAAACGGGTTTCTCGCTTCACATGACCCTGTTGTTTCAATTCAAACCaacaaagaagaaagaaacacTTAGCTACAAAAGAAATTTCGTATTTTACAAAAtggaaacaggagatccagactAAGAACATTTAATGCAGGGAGTTCTTCAAGTTCTTCAATTACATACCGTAGGCTTCTCAAACAACTTGTCAAGGCTAAAGCTTTGAGACCTAGAGATAAACTCAAAAGCATTCAAGAACTCGGGCTTCTCTTTCCTTTCTGTTACAAAGTGTTCCTGCAAAATAAACAAATGATTAGTATCATAGGATGAAATTCATTCTCTTATTACCATTTCACTCTAAGTAGATTATCTGCAAACACACCGGTCCAGTTTTAGATAACAACTTAAGTCTATAGacctaaaatataataatatgctATTTTAAGAGATTATGCTTATATAAACCTCATTTCCTAGAGAAACAAAGCAGGCACATGacaaaaatgtcttacccttgAGTCATTAAAAGCTGCATCTACATCATCAAGATTTACATCCTCTTCCTCCTCAAATTTGGGTGGTTTGTACCCTTTCTTGAACCATTCATCGTTTAAGATATCATGGATAGTTATACGCTGCAACAAATAATGTCCAGTGTTTCAACCGAGAGCATGTTCAACTATAAGAAGTTACAgtgtttaaaaaaacaaaagaaagagatAAAAGGAAGTTAATTGCTTAATATTCTTATTATCATTCTGTAAGTCTCAAAGCATGACTGAATTCTGAACTTACTGTAAGAGGGTTTGGATCAAGAATACGCTTTATGAATTTCTTTGCACCAGGTGAAAGCCATGACGGACAAGTGAAATCGGCCTTCCCAATCTGAATTTCATCAAGATGTACCAAAAGTTTTAGTGAAGTTCTCATCTAAATAGAGAAGCCAATTCTGGGAATACTCACTTTGTTATACAAGGTTATAAGGTTTGGCTCATCAAAAGGCAAATAACCAGCCATAAGTACAAACAGAATAACTCCACAAGACCAAATATCAGATGATTTTCCATCATAACCCTTATCCTTAAGTACCTGTCAAGAAAAATGGGAGGTAAGAGGAAACAGAGTGAACAAAAAGTGGCAGCATTAAAGCTTATTGTCTCAATAAAGTCATGATGGAATACCTCTGGAGAAACATAATTTGGAGTGCCACATGCAGTGTGAAGCAATCCATCCTCCTACATTCCAAAAAATGTTAGAAAGGTTTGCATCTATACcatattaaagaaaaagaaagattacACTAAAACAAAAGAcagtttttccctttttcttttccttcttaaTTGATATTTAGCATTTACATAATCTCAATTGCCAACTAAAAGCTTTCACCTGTGGCTATTATATTATAACTTTTTGTATCGAGAAACCATCCTAGCAAATGAGTAAATGCTTACCCGAACTTGCTGTGAGAAAGCACTCAATCCAAAGTCTGAAATTTTAAGAACACCATAGGAGTCCAAAAGAAGATTTTCTGGCTGCAAAAAATGAAATGAACATGTCACATATGAATCAGGAAGCAAAACCCAAGTTCCAAAGTGGAAAGCTTTTAAGCAGTCATCAATCAGTTAATTGAAGCTGAACCTTCAAATCTCTATGGTAGACGCCTCTACTGTGGCAGTAATCAACAGCATTAATAAGCTGCTGGAAATAGCTTCTAGCCTCATCTTCTTTGAGTCTCCCGTGCCTGGCCTATAAATATCAAAGATTTATTACTTTAAACAATAAACAGCTATTGCGAATAGAAACTCAATGAGCGAATTTATATAACATTTGCTTCATCTTCATTTAACTATAAATGCCCAACAAGTCCTTACAATTTTGTCGAAGAGCTCGCCACCATTAACGAACTCGATCACGATGTAAATCTTTGTCTTGCTCGCCATAACCTATGCATTAGAagcaaaattaaagtaaaaaaaaaaatcttatcaaCAATGCAAAGCAGAGTAAACCAAACACCATAATTGCAGACATTAGTTTCATTTACCTCAAATATTTTAATGACATTGGGATGCTTGATGAGCTTCATCGTTGAGATTTCGTTTTTTATCTGCCCCGAATAAAATTGCAAtcattaaaagagaaaaaaacaaagaaacgaAAATATTAATGATTGAATATGAAACAGGCGAACATATTTAATCATGAACCCAGATTCGATTTAATCCAACGTTTGACCTATAGACCCCCACATTAAACATGGTCCCACGTGGTTCCCTGTTTCCGTAGTAAAGTTTACGTGAGACCCCATGTTTATTGGCGGCGGAGGGAGATAACTGAAAtgcaattttttgtttttaaatttaatgttgtttTAAAATATGCATGGTGGGACATTAGAAAGGGAGATCACCTGTTCGACCATACGGTGACGTAGAACTTGATCACGATCCATGATTTTGATCGCCACACACTGGCCGGTCTCGACATTCTCAGCGAACTTGACCTTTGCGAAACTCCCCTCACCCAGGGTTCTTCCCAGCTTGTACTTTCCTATGCGTGTTCTACTCAAGTGACCCTGCGATGTTTTCTTCTTAGTGCTCATTCTTCTCCTCTCGCCCTCAACCCTTCGATCCGatttcaatttcctttcgttACTGATTTTCAAGATGGTTTTCTTTTAAATCAAAATTGCAAGCCCGGCCGAAAACGGTGAGAGGAATGTGAAGGAAAACAAATGGGagaagggagagggagagggagagggagaggggaaGGAGGATGGCTGTTTGAATCAAAATGATATTGATGACGATGTTTATGATGCCATTTATTTATTTGCACTTTTTGGGAGGCTGGGGTCCACCGCTGATGACGTGGATCCGATTTAGTTTTACCGTGTCCCTTCCGTGGCCTTCGTAATTTTACCCATCTGTCTCTCCTATTTACACCTGatatttgttttattctttttagGGCAGAGGGGCACGATTAGAGGTGAAGATGACCCCCGTCGgatcttaatataattttatgcgGGTTTTTAAGTTTGATTCGGCCTgagttaaaattttgttcaattttaattcacgtaaaaatgttaaaatttaagttcaattcagcccgtttatattaaaatttttatataaaaataaattttagaaataaaatacatcaaatatactacaagtacaaacattaaaataaatgtattgttatgaatatattattaagtaaatgtctatttcatttatactttttatgcttacaaataaaaattttgaacaaGTATTATATTGAtcccattgatcaataaaatatattttctattacttcccatattttttttgttctttacactctctatctctctttattttataacatgtataaatttttaaaaaaaattatttacacttAAATAACCctaagatagttgcaacttagtaaacaaatacctctaaaataataataataaaataagagttatacaatattcaaacaataacaataaaatagttgTAATATAATAGCGAAATAGCACCAGAACTAtgacaaaacaacaacaaaaataatgAAGACAGCAACAAAAGCAgcagttttttttatatttttgcaaatTCGGGCCAAGCTAAGGCCAAAAAAGCTTACCCAAGACTCGATCGGTTTAGAAAACAGGCctcatttttttgtccaagtctaTTTTTCAgacctatatttttatttaaactcttCCACTTTCTCAGCCCGACCCATCATCATGTCTAGGCACCGAATTGAACTGAATTAGTATTAACTGAATTAATCgaactttttaatcttttaaacaaCCAAACCGAAagatttcggttaattcggtcggttaaccgaattaaaattacatataatttatattattaattattaagttcgatTAATTACCTAATTTCGAACtaaattaattgataattaaatttctaaaaaatcaTTAACCAACTTCCAATCAAATTAAATCGATTAATCaaccaattaattaaattaagtggaTTTGATTGATTACACCCTAACCAGGGACAAAGCACAGGTATCCTTAAAAGACAAACTGTACTGTGCCATTAACATTGTAATTCAACAAATAACAAATTATAGCGTAATATGGCAGGAgtcaaatccaaataaaaatatcCATAAATATAATGATCACGCTTAAATTTTGAATCCCTGTtacaatttatttgtttttaggaTAAGCCACAGCACATCATCttaaatagtatatttttattttcatcatttaaatttttttattaatttaatcactttaattcagataattatttaaatttttcattaccgttaaaattttcattaatcaaCGAATTGacttgatattttttttttacttttaattaaagCTAGGGACTTCTCTATAATTAGTCCAAAACACTTTTTTGGGGTTTATTTGTAACTTGAAATTTCAATATTGGTACCATTAACATTTGAATCATCTTTAAGAAGAGGGAATCCAACAACAACGACAATGAACCATGAACATGACTAGGGCTGATAAAAAAATCGACCACATTGAACATTGATCTGAACGAGGGTATTTGGATGGTTTACAAAATGCAAGTTCAAAAGTTGTGGTTGTGACACACTGCACTCGATCCGATCGTTGGATTCAAATGTGAAATATCACGTTATGTTGCCAAAGCAACTCATATCAATCAATATTAAAAATCCATAAAGTTAAAtcacataaatacatatatttaatctAGTCAATTAGAATTTAGGAAGAGTCTAATACAAGATTAGGAATCGAATCCAAATTCTTTTTGTCAAGTTTTAACAATATGTCTCGAGACAAGActcataaaaaaatttgaaaatttgctTCAATGTTTATATTTCTCGAGATAATGAAGCTTATGAATCGAGACAAAAGTCATCAAGTCTTGAGACTGGGTCTCAACACAGGCCtcttatatttttctatttcagCTTCATTGTTTGCAAGTCTCGAGGCAAGGAGTTCTTGTCTCGAGACCTGGAGCAGGGCAAGAGTTATCTAGCTTCAATGTGCTCTTGTCTCGAGACAAAACCCACTAGTCTCAAGACCTAAATTAGTTTGTCTCGAGACCAATTTGACATGTCTCAAGACATTAATTGAATGCATAATAAGCTAAATATTTGTTCTAACAGTCTCAAGACATACTCTTATTGTCTCGAgacttaattattaaatgaccTAAAATGCACATTTTCAAACATTCAAAATTCACCTAATTGTACCTAAAGCATCCCTAAATATTACACCAATGCAAAATCACTAAATTAACACATGTAAACACAATCAAACACCATTAGATCATATTATCCAAAGCATTAAGATTTAACCTATTAACTAAAACATTCAAACTTATATAAACAAACATATAATAATTGCTAATCAAAGAATAAAACTTAACCTTTAAAACTTTATAGGTCATAATGGCAAAAGTACTGAATattaacttatgaacatactaaccaacctaggtacatgccataagactcaaaacacttatatacatataaaataacatgagGTGACTTTTAAGCTA
The Gossypium hirsutum isolate 1008001.06 chromosome A07, Gossypium_hirsutum_v2.1, whole genome shotgun sequence genome window above contains:
- the LOC107953000 gene encoding CBL-interacting serine/threonine-protein kinase 9, translated to MSTKKKTSQGHLSRTRIGKYKLGRTLGEGSFAKVKFAENVETGQCVAIKIMDRDQVLRHRMVEQIKNEISTMKLIKHPNVIKIFEVMASKTKIYIVIEFVNGGELFDKIARHGRLKEDEARSYFQQLINAVDYCHSRGVYHRDLKPENLLLDSYGVLKISDFGLSAFSQQVREDGLLHTACGTPNYVSPEVLKDKGYDGKSSDIWSCGVILFVLMAGYLPFDEPNLITLYNKIGKADFTCPSWLSPGAKKFIKRILDPNPLTRITIHDILNDEWFKKGYKPPKFEEEEDVNLDDVDAAFNDSREHFVTERKEKPEFLNAFEFISRSQSFSLDKLFEKPTGHVKRETRFASHCPPNEIISKIEEAAKPLGFNVHKQNYKMKLKGDKSGRKGQLSVATEVFEVAPCLHMIELRKTGGDTLEFHKFYKQFSSGLKDVVWKAEDIAEE